One window of the Herbiconiux sp. L3-i23 genome contains the following:
- a CDS encoding SGNH/GDSL hydrolase family protein gives MRVAPKLTALLAGVALVLTACAAAPADGAPRSPAATADPTLSVAIVGDSLTAVLGKRFAEGEIDPSSWVPVFLESDVRFVGGWALAGATTADMRAAVAEQDADLLIVMAGTNDVLTDRPLDDTLADIDAIVDRVGAAQVLVSAIPPIDFMPGAAEAFNDALEETAEARSWTFADPFAALRVNGAYREGTTLDGIHPTAEAQVTVGKAVTRAVERLGLD, from the coding sequence ATGCGCGTCGCCCCGAAGCTCACCGCACTCCTCGCCGGAGTCGCCCTCGTCCTCACTGCGTGCGCGGCAGCGCCCGCCGACGGTGCCCCCCGGAGCCCGGCAGCGACGGCGGACCCGACGCTGTCGGTCGCGATCGTCGGCGACTCCCTCACCGCGGTGCTCGGCAAGCGATTCGCCGAGGGCGAGATCGACCCTTCGTCCTGGGTGCCCGTCTTCCTCGAGTCCGACGTCCGATTCGTCGGCGGATGGGCACTGGCTGGGGCCACGACCGCGGATATGCGCGCCGCGGTCGCGGAACAGGATGCCGACCTGCTCATCGTCATGGCGGGCACGAACGACGTCCTGACCGATCGACCGCTCGACGACACGCTCGCCGATATCGACGCCATCGTCGACCGGGTCGGCGCGGCGCAGGTGCTGGTGTCGGCCATCCCGCCGATCGATTTCATGCCCGGGGCCGCCGAGGCCTTCAACGACGCGCTCGAGGAGACCGCGGAGGCGAGGTCGTGGACGTTCGCGGATCCGTTCGCCGCATTGCGGGTCAACGGGGCGTACCGGGAAGGGACCACCCTCGACGGCATTCACCCGACCGCGGAGGCTCAAGTCACCGTCGGAAAGGCGGTCACTCGCGCCGTGGAACGACTCGGCCTCGACTGA
- a CDS encoding MFS transporter yields MEAPLLPRSGSGRARWSTRAAFWVSASVIAICLWGSASPSMVFPLYLEQWHLDPEEIETVFAAYPFTVAALMLVLGGLSDRIGRRRAMLLGLASLAAGSLVFALAPALPFLYAARLLQALGTACALGAATAALLEFEPQRRAARVSATTVVATAVGLVIASLVSGALIEYAPLPLHLTYWVGFALALLIGAAVVFLPDHREATRAVRVPSSRVPLRSIAVGASALIGAYAVGALLLSLGADIARDLIRTDDAALVGAVIALFAIAIGTGGLVFGRIAAARSALLGTVASVLGLASLLLASSTESLPLFTLSSVLAGFGFAAFVAAALGLVVASAPAEAKAVTVSRLYASGYSAQGVLALVLGAIADASLPIAIVVWMILVAAIGAVSSFLIARHSSVAPSS; encoded by the coding sequence ATGGAAGCGCCACTGCTCCCCCGCTCCGGTTCGGGTCGCGCCCGCTGGTCGACGCGCGCGGCGTTCTGGGTCTCGGCGTCGGTCATCGCGATCTGCCTCTGGGGCAGCGCGTCACCGTCCATGGTGTTCCCGCTGTACCTCGAGCAGTGGCATCTCGACCCGGAGGAGATCGAAACGGTCTTCGCCGCGTACCCGTTCACGGTGGCGGCCCTGATGCTCGTCCTCGGCGGACTCTCCGACCGCATCGGACGCCGCCGGGCCATGCTGCTCGGTCTCGCGTCGCTCGCCGCCGGCAGTCTCGTCTTCGCCCTCGCCCCGGCGCTGCCGTTCCTCTACGCGGCCCGGCTGCTGCAGGCGCTCGGGACGGCCTGCGCGCTCGGCGCCGCGACCGCCGCACTGCTCGAGTTCGAACCGCAACGTCGCGCCGCTCGCGTCAGCGCGACCACCGTCGTCGCGACCGCCGTCGGTCTCGTGATCGCCTCCCTCGTCTCCGGCGCACTGATCGAGTACGCGCCACTCCCCCTGCACCTGACCTACTGGGTCGGATTCGCACTCGCCCTCCTCATCGGCGCGGCGGTCGTGTTCCTCCCCGACCACCGGGAGGCGACCCGCGCCGTGCGCGTCCCCTCATCCCGCGTCCCGCTCCGCTCGATCGCGGTCGGCGCGTCCGCCCTCATCGGCGCCTACGCCGTCGGAGCGCTGCTCCTGTCCCTCGGGGCAGACATCGCACGGGACCTCATCCGCACCGACGACGCGGCGCTCGTCGGCGCCGTGATCGCTCTGTTCGCCATCGCGATCGGTACCGGCGGACTCGTGTTCGGTCGGATCGCCGCCGCCCGGTCAGCCCTCCTCGGCACGGTCGCCTCGGTTCTCGGGCTGGCGTCGCTGCTGCTCGCCTCGTCGACGGAGAGTCTTCCGCTGTTCACCCTCAGCTCTGTTCTCGCCGGGTTCGGCTTCGCCGCCTTCGTCGCCGCCGCTCTCGGACTCGTGGTCGCTTCGGCGCCCGCAGAGGCGAAAGCGGTGACCGTGTCGCGGCTCTACGCCTCCGGGTACTCCGCGCAGGGCGTCCTCGCGCTCGTCCTCGGCGCGATCGCCGACGCATCCCTCCCGATCGCCATCGTCGTGTGGATGATCCTCGTCGCGGCGATCGGAGCGGTGTCCAGCTTTCTCATCGCCCGGCACAGTAGCGTCGCCCCTTCTTCGTGA
- a CDS encoding SDR family oxidoreductase, with amino-acid sequence MAFTPRFAIVTGSDSGIGKATAVALAQQGMDIGITWLDDEAGAEATASEVRAQGRNAVVAQLDVRRLDRVGDIVSDLAGRLGGLDVFVNNAGAGDNVPLLELSLDGWRDTVATDLDGAFVGIQRAAQIMVDAGNGGRIVAVTSVHEHAPRVGQSAYNAAKHGLGGLVKTAAIELARYGITVNAVAPGEIATPMTDQEDEDPHGAERPGIPLGRPGDAREVAAVIAFLASPASAYVTGASWAVDGGMLQMGPHGGSHITSDDWRG; translated from the coding sequence ATGGCATTCACTCCACGTTTCGCGATCGTCACCGGCTCCGACTCGGGCATCGGCAAGGCCACCGCCGTCGCCCTCGCCCAGCAGGGGATGGACATCGGCATCACCTGGCTCGACGACGAGGCGGGTGCGGAGGCGACCGCCTCCGAGGTGCGCGCGCAGGGCCGCAATGCGGTCGTCGCGCAGCTCGACGTCCGCCGACTCGACCGGGTCGGCGACATCGTGAGCGACCTGGCCGGGAGACTCGGCGGGCTCGACGTGTTCGTCAACAACGCGGGGGCGGGCGACAACGTTCCGCTGCTCGAGCTCTCGCTCGACGGCTGGCGGGACACCGTCGCCACCGATCTCGACGGAGCGTTCGTCGGCATCCAGCGCGCCGCGCAGATCATGGTCGACGCCGGTAACGGGGGCCGCATCGTCGCGGTGACCAGCGTGCACGAGCACGCGCCCCGTGTCGGGCAGTCGGCGTACAACGCCGCGAAGCACGGTCTCGGCGGTCTGGTGAAGACGGCGGCGATCGAACTCGCTCGGTACGGCATCACCGTTAACGCAGTCGCCCCGGGCGAGATCGCCACGCCGATGACCGATCAGGAGGACGAGGATCCGCACGGCGCCGAACGTCCCGGCATCCCTCTCGGACGACCGGGCGACGCCCGCGAGGTGGCGGCCGTCATCGCCTTCCTCGCCTCACCGGCCTCCGCGTACGTGACGGGAGCGTCGTGGGCCGTCGACGGCGGGATGTTGCAGATGGGCCCCCACGGCGGCTCGCACATTACCTCCGACGACTGGCGGGGCTGA